The genomic segment GGTTGTCGATGAGAAGGGCGAAATTCTGGGCCTTTACCGAAAGCACCACATTCCCATGAGTGCCTATTTCAACGAGAAGTTCTATTTTCGCCCTGGGAACAAGGGGTACCCAGTGTTTGACACCACTTTCGGAAAGATCGGCGTGCTCATTTGCTATGATCGCCACTTCCCGGAGGGTGCACGGTGCTTAGGGTTGAATGGTGCAGAGGTGGTTTTTGTTCCAACCGCCACCACCAAACGTGGATTCTCTCAGAGCGTCTGGGAGCCAGAACTGCGCGGCCATGCGATTGCCAATGGTTATTTTGTGGCTGGCGTGAACCGCGTCGGCACCGAATTCGAGAGTGAGTATTACGGCAAGAGCGTTTTTGTCGATCCTATCGGGCAGATCATCTCGCAGGCGAGCGATACGGAAGAAGAGATTCTGATCGCCGACCTCGACCGCGCACGTTTGGAAGAGGTGCGGCAGGTTTGGCCTTTCTATCGGGATCGTCGGCCGGAAGCTTATGGAGCCATTGTCGATGCCTGAAACCGCAACGCTGGCCGAAAAGCTGGCTGGATTTACCACGCGACTGATAACCGAAGGTTGTGACGATGCAGCGATGTCCAGGGCAAAAACCTATGCCCTGGACACACTGGCCGTAACACTTGGTGGGGCGATGGCGGAATCCTCCAAACGAACGGTCTCCGGGCTGACCCGGTTCGGTAGCGGCGGTCCTTCCGCCGTCTTCGGTAGCGGGTTGCGCCTGAGTTGCGGCGAGGCCGCTTTGGCGAACGGAACGTTAGCCCATGCGTTGGAGTTGGACGACGATCATCGGATCGGCGTTTTGCATCCCGGCGCGGCTGTGGTGCCTGCCGCTTTCGCAATCGCAGAGGCGTCGGGGGCCAGCGGCCGGGATTTTCTTCTGGGACTCATCGCTGGCTATGAGGTGGCCTGTCGGCTGGGAGAGGTCTTCCGTGGCAGCTTGTTTCGCTACGGTTTCCACCCGACCGCGCTTTGCGGTGCTTTGGGCGCTGCTGCTGCCGGTGCGGTTGTTCTGCGCTTGGATAGCATCGCTGCAACACGCGCGCTTGGTATTGCGGGGACACAAGCCGCCGGATTGGTGGAATGGCGTGCAGACGGCTCCTGGATAAAGCGCTTGCATCCAGGTAGGGCCGCTCAGTCCGGAGTAATTGCCGCGCTGCTGGCGGCAGAAGGCTTTACGGGGCCCGCCACGATCCTGGAAGGGGCGGGCGGCTTTTTTGCAGCCTTTGGCCACGATCAGAAACTGGACACCGAGGCCGTCACGCGGGGCTTAGGAACAGACTTGCGGGGGCTAGGGACGGCGATCAAACCCTATCCCTGTTGCCGCTTTGCCCACGGCGCCATTGATCTCGCCTTGGAGGCGCAGCGCGCCGGGATCGCAGTTCAAGACATTTCAGAGGTCGAAGTCCGCTTGTACCGGACCGATGTGCTTACATATCATCCGGTCCCCATCAATGCGGTCGATGCGCAGTTCAACGTCCCCTACCATATCGCCTGTTGCCTGCTCCAGGGAAACATAGGCCTGAAAGACTTTACCGTCGAGGCCGTGCAAAGGCCTGAGATCCTCGCTTTGGCGGCTAAGGTAAAGGTCGTCGAAGATGATGCGCTGAGTGCGCTCTATCCAGAGGAGTATCATACAGTCCTGCGTGTGAAGACGCTCGACCGCGAGGTCAGACAGTTCTTAAGCACCTGCCCGAGCGGCGACCCCGAGGCCGACCGCTATAAGATCGACAGCAGTCTCTTTGACAGGGAGGCGATGGCAAAAACTAGGTCGTTGCTGAGTGAGTGTGGTTACGGAAACCGGGTTGAGAAACTGATCCAATTGACGGACGGACTGGATACGGCGCGGGATTTGTCCCCGCTTTCTGAACTGCTGGGCCAAAAATGATGAGTGCCGTAACCTCTTGTATCAAAATGACGATCTGGAGTTCCGCCTCTTTCGTGTGCCAGTATGCGGAAATTGTATGCCATACAATTAATCCATTTTGATCGATTATTGGACCAATTGTGCTTGACGTTACCCCCGGACAATCCATAGACTTTTATACTGCCGATGAAATGAGAGCCGGCGAAGTTCCGCCTTGAGAATGCTCATGAGGGCGCCATCAAAGACGCCGCAGCGGAAACCGAGTGAAACCAGGGAGAGGGGTTGTTTCGATGAAAAACAGGTTACTTTCAATTGTTGGAGCAGGAGGCTTGGCTGTCGCCTTGTCCGCCGCCGCTACTATGAACGACGCCCGCGCGGCAGAGTTTAAGTGGGCCTTCTCTGGCGATGCCCAGACGCTTGATCCATACGGCTTGAGCGAGATCTATACGACGGGGTTCCAGGGTAACTTTTATGAATCTTTGGTTCGGCGTGGCCGCAACCTTGGCATTGAGCCCGCATTGGCCGAATCCTGGGAGAGGGATGGCGATACGGTTTGGCGCTTCAAGTTGCGTGCGGGTGTGACATTCCATAATGGAAATCCCTTCAACGCAGACGATGTGATTTTCTCCTTTCAGCGTGCCAGAGGCGAAACGTCCGACGTTAAGGCCAAAATTCGCTCTATTGCGGAGCTGAAGAAAGTCGATGATCTGACGGTTGAGATAACCACCAACGGCCCAAGTCCAACGCTGCTCAATGAAATCGCCGACTGGTACATAATGGATCAGGAATGGAGCGTCGAGAACGGTGCGGAGGAAGCGGCCGACGTGCGTAAGGGAAGCGAAAACTACGCGACCCGTAATGCAAACGGCACCGGCCCCTTCATGGTCGTCAGCCGTGAACCTGACGTACGAACGGTATTCGAACCCAATCCGAACTGGTGGGATAAGCGTGAGCACAACGTCGACAAGGCGATTTTCACGCCGATCAAATCCGACGCAACACGCGTTGCCGCCCTGTTGTCGGGTGAGGTAGACATGATCTATCCCGTTCCGTTGCAAGATGCCGGCCGCGTCGATAGCAGCGATCAGACAAAGATGCTGCAGGGCGAAGAGATGCGGATCATCTTCTTCGGTTTCGATCAAAATCGCGACGAGCTGCTTTACTCCAACGTAAAGGGCAAAAATCCCTTCAAGGACCGCCGTGTCCGTGAGGCTGTTTATCTGAGCATCGACGAGAATGCGATTGCCGACCGGATCATGGAAGGCGCAGCCAAGCCGACGGGCTCCTATATCGCGCCTCAAGTCGAAGGCTATGACCCCTCCATGGAGGAGCGCCCTGCCTATGATCTCAAGCGCGCCAAGCAACTGCTTACCGAAGCGGGTTATCCCGATGGCTTTGAGGTGACTTTGGATTGTCCCAATGATCGCTATGTAAAGGACGAGGACATTTGCGTTGCAACGGCAACGATGCTGGCCAGGGTCGGTATCAAGACGCGGGTTAACGCAATGACCAAAACCAAGTACTTCGGCAAGGTTCTGGACCGTGATACCAGTATGTACATGATGGGTTGGGTTCCGCCCACCTATGACGCGCACAACGTGCTCTACGACTTCCTTGGCACCAAGGCAGAGGGAGGACAGGGCAAGTGGAACATGGGTGACTACTCCAATCCCAAACTTGATGCGCTGCAGCAAAAAATTGCGATGACCGTGGATGCCGACGAACGCAGGGCTTTGATCAAAGAGGCTTTGAGGTTGGCGGCAGATGATATCGCGATGATTCCTCTGCATCAGCAGACACTAGCCTGGGGCGTTCGTGAGAATGTCGAAGTCAACCAGCGCGCAGATAACGTCTTCGAGTTGAAAACGACGAAGATAAAGTAAGCCGTGGTGCAAGAATTCCCGGGGCGGAGAGGATTTTTCCGTCCCGGGTTCTTGCCGGTACTGCGAAATAATTGTTACCTCACTCGAGTCGCCACCCCCAGCCAGCGAGAGACATGATTTAAGAGATGATCGCCTTTATCCTACAGCGCTTCTCGCAGGCCGTTTTGGTGGTTCTCACCGTCGGATTGATCGCTTTTGCATTGTTTCGCTTTGTTGGCGATCCGGTGAACAACATGGTTGGCCAGGACGCGACATTGCAGGAACGCGAAGCCTTGCGCGAAAACCTGGGCCTCAACGATCCGGTTTATGTACAGTTTGGCCGCTTTGTGCTGGGGGCGGCACAGGGAGAGCTGGGAATCTCGTATCGGATGGGGCGTCCGGTGTCCGACCTTTTTGCCGAGCGCCTGCCTGCTACATTGGAGTTGAGCCTGCTATCAGGCTTCCTCGCGTTGGCTTTTGGAATCCCCATGGGCGTTCTTGCCGGGGTTTATCCCCGCCGCCTTTCAAGCCGTGGATTCATGCTTGTTTCGTTATTTGGAATCTCCTTGCCGCCCTTCCTGGTCGGTATTCTGCTGATCATGATTTTCTCGGTCATGCTCTCCTGGCTGCCGTCTTTTGGCCGCGGAGAAGTGATTGGGCTTGGCTGGTGGACGACGGGAATGCTGACCGCTAGTGGCTGGAAGGCTTTAATTTTACCGTCCGTCACATTAGCACTGTTTCAGATGACCTTGATCATGCGACTGGTCCGCTCGCAGATGCTGCAGGTCTTGCGTTCGGACTATGTGCGGTTTGCCCATGCACGGGGCTTGATTCCGCTGCGGGTCAATTTCCGCCATGCATTGAAGAACGCAATCGTCCCCATCATCACGGTCACTGGACTCCAAATCGGATCTATTATCGCATTCGCGATTATCACCGAGACGGTGTTTCAGTGGCCGGGTATGGGGCTCTTGTTTATTACGGCGGTCCAGTTCGGTGATATTCCCGTGATCGCGGCTTATCTGCTGCTGGTTTCGGTCATGTTCGTCTTGATCAACCTGATCTGCGACCTGCTGTACTTCGTTGTGGACCCGCGGCTGCGCGCTGAGTTCACGCAAAAGCAAGCAGCTTAGAGGAGGCTGATCGTGGCAACAGAAGGTGCAACGGCAGCGCGAACGACAGGCTTTCTTGCGCGCCTGCGCGGCAGCGACGCTGTATTCTCGCTGATAACGTCTCCGGTGACCTTAATCTCGGCGATCATCACGGTTGTGCTGTGTGTCGCTGCGGCACTTTCGCCCTGGATTTCTCCGCATGATCCCTTCGATCTGGCGTCAATTGACCTATTGGCCTCTCGCTTGCCGCCAGCTTGGACGGATGAAGGTTTGGACGGGTATCTGCTCGGCACCGATGCGCAGGGGCGCGACATGCTCTCCTTGATCCTGCACGGGATGAGAATTTCTCTGCTTGCGGGGCTGCTTTCCATGGCCTTTGCATCGGTGGTAGGCATTATCCTGGGGCTGATCAGCGGTTATGCCGGCGGTATGATCGATGCGGCCATCATGCGGCTTGCCGACGTGCAGTTGAGCTTTCCGGCTATCTTGATTGCTCTGCTGATAGACGGCGTGACGAGAGGCTTTCTGCCCGCAGAGGTGCACGATGCGCTGGCGCTGTACATCATCGTGCTGTCCATTGGCCTGGCCAACTGGGCGCATTTTGCCAGGACGGTGCGCAGTGCGACGATGGTCGAACGCCGACGCGAGTATGTGCAGGCAGCCCGTATCATCGGCGTTAGCCCAATGCGGATCATGCGCAAACACATCTTGATCAACATCGTCGAGCCGGTGTTCGTGATCGCGACTGTCGGGTTTGGGATCGCGATCATCATGGAGGCAACACTGTCGTTCCTGGGCGTGGGCCTCCCGCCGACGGCGCCTTCTCTCGGGACGCTCATCCGCATCGGTAATGATTATCTCTTCTCCGGTTACTGGTGGATGACGATCTTTCCCGGCGCCGCATTGTTGTTGCTTGTCTTGTCTATAAACATCTTGGGGGATTGGCTGCGAGATGTCCTCAATCCTACCCTTCGCTGAGGGCCGCAGTATGACCTCAGCACCATCGAAAGAACCGATCCTACGGATTGAAAAGCTCAACGTCGGACTTCCGACTCGCCAAGGCAACCTCAAGATCCTGGATGACGTCAGCTTTTCGATTCAACCGGGCGAGGTCCTGGGAGTCGTTGGTGAATCGGGCGCTGGCAAGTCAATGACTGGGGCGGCGGTGATTGGCTTGCTGCCACAGCCTGCCCGAATAGCCTCGGGTGAAATTTGGGTGAACGGTCGCCGGATCGATAACCTCTCCGAGCAGGCGATCAGGGCCATTCGTGGCCGTGAAGTCGGGACGATCTTCCAGGACCCCATGACCAGTCTCGACCCTCTGTTCACGGTTGAAGATCAACTTGTGGAAACCATCCGCACTCACTTCAATGTGACGCCGGCCGAAGCGCGGAAGCGATCGGTCAAGCTGCTAGACGATGTCGGCATCCCTGACGTGGAACAGCGGATCAAGCAGTATCCGCACCAGTTTTCCGGCGGTATGCGGCAGCGCGTGGTGATTGCCCTAGCGCTTGCAGCCAATCCCACACTCATTATTGCCGATGAGCCGACTACAGCGCTCGACGTGTCGGTTCAGGCCCAGATTCTGGGCGTCTTGAAGCGGCTCTGCCGGGAGAATGGTACCGCCGTCATGCTGATTACCCACGATATGGGGGTGATCGCCGAGATGGCGGACCGGGTCGCTGTCATGTACGCCGGGCGGGTCGCGGAAATCGGTAAGGTCGAAACATTACTCGAAGCGCCAAACCATCCCTATACGAAGGGCCTGATGGGTTCGATACCGCTGTTGGGCGCGCGCCAGGACCGCCTGACGCAGATTGGCGGTGCGATGCCACGGCTTGGGCAGGTGCGACCGGACTCCTGTCCCTTCTCGAGCCGCTGCCCGGTTGCCATGGATCGTTGCTCGATGGAGCGTCCGCGCCTGGAAGCAGCCGGTGCCGGGCTGGTGGCTTGTTGGCGCAATGATCTGCCGACGCTTGATAGCGGTGAAGCGCCTAACAGGCCCAGGAAGGTAGCCCAACGATGACCGAAGCGCCGCATTTTCTGGAAATTTCAGGGGCCGTCAGGCATTTCGATGTGTCAGCCCCCAAGATTCAACGTCTTCTGACCGGGGCACCACGGCGAATTCTAAAGGCCGTTGACGGAATCGATCTGTATGTCCGTAAGGGCGAGACCTTCGGTTTGGTCGGCGAATCCGGGTGCGGAAAATCCACGGTCGCTAGATTGGTGGTCGGACTGTACGACTTGTCAGCGGGTGCGATCAGTGTCGATGGGCAACCGATTGGCTTGCCATCTGGTGGCCGCGAACAGGGATCGACGGCACCGCGTGTCCAGATGATTTTTCAGGATCCCTATTCGTCACTCAATCCGCGCTGGCGCATTGCCGATATCATTGCCGAGCCCATTCGCGAGGGGCGACTCATCGAGGGTGAAAAGGAGACTGCGCGACGCATTGCCGAGTTGTTGGAGTCCGTAGGGTTGTCGGAAAGCGATGGTCGTCGGTTCCCGCACGAACTATCCGGCGGTCAGCGCCAACGAATCTCCATCGCCAGGGCATTGGCAGGCGAGCCAGAGCTTCTGGTGTGCGATGAGCCGACTTCGGCCCTCGATGTTTCGGTGCAAGCGCAGATACTGAACCTGATGCGCGACCTGCAAGAGCGCTACAAGCTGACCATGCTCTTCATTTCCCACAACCTGGCCGTCGTTGATTTCATGTCGGACAAAGTGGGCGTCATGTATTTAGGGCGGATCTGTGAGATCGGCACCCCTGACGAGGTATTTGCCCATCCCAGACATCCCTATACCCGGATGCTTGTCGACAGCATTCCAGACCTTTCGAAGCGCCGTAGAGATCGAGACGGCGCAGCGGGCGAATTGCCCAGCCCAATCAATCCGCCACCAGGGTGCTCGTTCAGTTCGCGCTGTCCGCTGGCCCAGGAACGCTGCCGGAGCGAAGCCCCGCAGTTGAAGCCCTATGGAGAGAGTTGGGCGTCCTGCCACGCAGCTGAGGAAGGGCGCTTGCCTGCCTGGAGCCGCTCGGGCAGCGCAGGGGGCTAGCCAGAACTGAAGCGCCGAGGACGGCGTCGGTGTTAGAGAGGGAGAGTCTAGATGTTTGATCTTTTGTTAACTGGCGGAAACGTCGTTGATCCTGTGAACGGGACCTTTCGAGGCGATATTGGTATCAAGGATGGTCTGATCGCAGGCATCTTGGTTCCGGGTTCCGGTGCGGCGGCGAAGAAGATCGTGTCGGTCGACGGGAAGCATGTGTTCCCGGGCGGCATCGATCCGCATACGCACTTGGGCTACGCGAATCCTTTCGCGCAGGACGTAAACACCGAGACCGTTTCAGCGGCGCTTGGCGGGGTGACGAGTGTGTTGAGTTTCCATCGTCACTACCAGAACGCCATACCGACACCCTATGACGACTACCCGGACCTTGTGTCCATGGTGGAAGACCAGGCCCATGTTGATGTCGGCCTGCATTTTGGAATCCTGACCGAATCACAGGCTGATGAGCTGGACAAGTACATCGACCTCGGCGTCTCTTCCTTTAAGTTCTACATGGCCTATCGCGGCGCTGACGGCAAAACCGTTGGTATGATCAATGAAATCGACGATGGCGTGATGTTCGACAGCTTCAAGAAGCTCGCGGCGCATGATCATGCAGTCGCCTGCGTTCATTGCGAGAACACCGACATCATCGGCCGTTACGCCAAGCGCGTGAAGGAGAGCGGCATGGATGGGTTGGCGGCTTGGAACGCCGCGCGGCCAGCCTTTGCCGAGGCAGAACACGTCCGTCGCGCCGGTTATTTCGCGGAGCAGGCCGGTTGTTCGCTTTACTATGTTCATATCGGCGCGAAGGAAGGCTTGCAGGAAGCCTTGATCCAAAAACAACGTTACGGGCGGATTACGGTGGAAACCTGCACCCACTACCTGACCCTGACCGAAGATTCCGATGTTGGCACGCTGGGAAAAGTGAACCCGCCGCTGCGCAAACAGGACGATTTGGAGCGTATCTGGGAGGGTGTGATTTCCGGTGAGATTTCCTGTGTCGGCACCGATCACTGCGCGGTTTGCCGCGCACAGAAGCAGGGCACGATCTGGCAGGCGGCGTCCGGTTTCCCAGGTATGGCAACCATTTTCCCGGTTATGTTGACCGAAGGCTATCACAAGCGTGGGATGTCCCTGCAGCGGGTTGCCCAGGTGACCTCCTACAACGCGGCTAAAACCTTTAACCTCTATCCGCGCAAAGGCACGTTCCAGATCGGCGCGGACGCGGATTTGGCCGTTGTCGATATCGAAATGGAGCGGGTGGTGGACGCTTCCGTCCTTGGCTCGGCGTCCGATTTTTCGTTGTACGAGGGTAAGACGCTTAAGGGCTGGCCGGTCATGACCTTTCTGGGCGGCAATCTTATCGCCCGTGATGGTAAGGCTCTTGGCGCGCGTGGTAACGGTAGCTTCCTGAAACGCTGACCGGGGTCAGCGTATGCAACAACGGCGCCGCTATCGAAAGCGGCGCCGTTTCCAATTTCCATCCGGGGCGTTTTCAGGCGCCGTCGTCGACCTTCATTCGTGCGCCCTTCGGATCGTGCAGGGCTTGAAGGCTGGCCGTCGCCGCGTGGCGCTTCCCTGCGGCCTCGATCTCGAACTTACCTTGTTTAACCAAGGCCGCTGCGTCGGCCCCCTGAAGGCTCATGTAGCCCATGGCAACCGCGCTGCCGATCGTATAACCGTAAGCTGCGGATGTTGTGTGTCCACAGACTCGTCCATCAACAATGATTGTCTCGCTGCCCTGTAGCATGACCTCCGGATCGTCGGCTTTGAGCAGAATGCGCCGGCGGTTGATTCCAAACTCACGTTGCTTCAGCAACGCGTCGCGTCCAATGAAATCACAGCCTTTATCGAACTTCACAGTGAAGCCCATACCGGCGTGCAACGGTGTGTCGTCGGTGCCGATGTCGTGACCCCAGGAACAATATCCCTTCTCCAAACGCAGGCCGCCCATTGCCACAGTCCCACCGCACCGCAAGCCGAGACCCTGCCCGGCATCAAGCAGTGCGTTGTATACGGGGAGTGCTTGATCGGAAGCGATATGGATTTCCCACCCGAGTTCGCCGACGTAGGACACGCGTGCGGCGCGCGCCACCGTTTTGCCAATCTCTATCTCTTGATGTGTCATGAAGGGAAAATCGGCGTTGCTAAAGCTTGCATTACTGACGCGCTTTAGAAGGGTGCGGGCATTGGGGCCCATGACGGAAATAACTGCATAAGCGCTGGTCACGTTCACCAGTGTTACCCATTCGTCATCGCGCCGTTGCTTGCTTAACCAATGGAGATCGCGTTCGGTTTGCGCTGTGCCGGTGATGAACAGGTAGCGATCGCTGGCCAGACGCATCAAGACAGCATCGCTTTCGTAGCCGCCGCGCTTGTTGAGAAGGGGAGTATAAACAAGCCGGCCAACAGGAACGTCGACGTTGTTGGCGGCAACCCTTTGCAGGTAGGCCACCACATCGCGACCCTCGATCTGCAGTTTGCCGAAGGGGGATTGGTCGAAGATCGCGACTTTTTCGCGGGCGGCCTTGTGTTCCTCAGCCACGATATCGAACCAGCCCGGCTTGCCGTAGGTGAGGGTCGGATCGAACGGTGTGTTTTCGGGGATGAAAAAATTGGGCCGCTCCCATCCGGACCGTTCGCCGAATTGCGCGTTGTTGCGCTCATGCGCGCTGTGTAGCGGCGTCAGGCGAACATTGCGTGCGGTCTCGGGCTCACGGCCTGGATAGCTGATGGCGTAATGCTTGGAAAGCATCTCCGCGGAGCGTTCCTTTAGTGTCGCAAGATTATTGCGGAATCGGCCGAAGCGGCGGATATCGACTGAAGAGAGATCCAGTGTCGGCTCGCCGTTGATGACCCATTCAGCCAGTGCGCGCCCAACGCCGCCGCCGCTCGCCATGCCCATGGAGTTCATTCCACAACCAACGAACAGGCCCGCCAGCTCCGGCGCTTCGCCCATCAGGAAGTTGCCGTCGGTGGTAAAGCTTTCCGGTCCATTGATAAGTGTTTTGATCTCGGCACTTTCGAGCGCCGGTATGCGGCGGATAGCACCTTCGATAATCGGTTCGAAGTGGTCCCAGTCTTCCTTGAGAAGATCGAAGCAGAAGTCGTTTGGCAGGTCTGCCAGATCAATTGCACGGGCGTTCGGCTCAAAGCAGCCGATCAGCAGGCCGCCAACCTCGTCGCGGATGTACATATGGTTGTCGTGATCGCCGATGATCGGCATGCCGATGCGCACCCCATCGATGGCTTTGGTCATAATTGCATAGTGTTCGCATGGATTGAGGGGGATGGATGCGCCCATCATCAAGCCAACACGGCGACTCCACAGACCGGAGCAGACCACCAGTTTGTCGCAGGTGATCGTCCCTTCGGCGGTTTCGACGCCGCTGACACGGCCGTTTGTCACGCGAATGTTGGTGACCGCTGTGTCCTCGTAAAAACTCACGCCCCGCATCTTTGCGCCCTTTACGAGGGCCGCGCAGGTATCGCTCGGATTGACCCTACCATCGTTCGGTGAATAGATGCCGCCGATAACGTCATCCAGGTTTGCAATGGGCCAGTAGTCGGCTATCTCGTCAATCCCGATTTCCCAAGCCTCGACATTGAATGCCCGCGCCAAGGTACCTTGGCGCCGGTTGTGGGTCATCCGATCGGGTGTGCTGGCGATGGAAATGCTGCCGCACTTAATCCAACCGGTTTCCTGCCCCGTTTCCTCCGCTAGCGAAGAGTACAGCTCCGTGCTGTACTTGGTAAGTTGTGTGAGGCTCACCGTCGATCGCAACTGCCTGACCATAGCTGCGGAGTGCCAAGTGGTGCCGCTGGTCAGCTTCGCGCGCTCCAAAAGCACGACGTCTTTGCAGCCATTCTTCGCCAGATGATAGGCCGTGGAGCATCCAAGGATGCCGCCGCCCACAATGACAATTTCAGCGTGGCTTGGTAGGGTTTTCGTCACAGGGGAACGCTCCTATTGTAGATGTTTGGCATCGATAAAAATAAATGGTACATTTGTTCGGTAAATTTAGAGACTGAAAAAAATGTTTTGTCAACTCCGCGTCTGAGCGGATGTTTGGAAAGGGCGTGTTGTATGACCGTAGAAGAGGTTCGAAATAAGATCCTTGCTGAATTTCCCGCCATGAGCCCGCAGCTTCGGCGGGCCGCGCAGTACGTTCTCGACAATCCCAATGGCGTCGCTGTCAGCTCCATCCGCAAACTATCGGAAGCCGCTGGAATCAAACCAAATACCTTGGTGCGTCTAGCACGAATTCTCGGCTTTGCCGGCTTCGAGGAGTTCAGGCAACCCTTCCGTGATTCTGTGACAGGGGCGGTTGATAGCTTCCCCGACCGCGCCCGCTGGTTGCAGGCTCTGGCCAAATTCAACAGTCACGGCCAGCTGTACAGCCAGATGGCCGCGGCCTCGTTGGCAAATATCGAACAGTTGTTTTCTAACACCAGCACGGATCAGCTTCGCGCCGTTGCGAAACGGATCGTGAAGGCGCGCAATACCATGATTGTCGGTCTCGGAAGTTGTTATGCGCTGGCCTACAGCTTCTGGTACGTAGGCCGTATGGCGTTGGACAACCTAGTCTTGTTGCCAAATCATGGAAGTTTGCCTGTGGATGACGTCGCACGGATCGGCAAGCAGGATGTCTTGATAGTGATTTCCTTCAATCCCTATCGGACGGAGGTGATTCAGTCCGTCCAACTCGCCAAGCGACAAGGAGCAACCGTCGTGGCGATAACAGACAGCCAGGCCGCGCCAATCGCTTTTCAAGCTGATTACGTT from the Limibacillus halophilus genome contains:
- a CDS encoding nitrilase-related carbon-nitrogen hydrolase yields the protein MRTALIQMKASMERDENLSRAEAMLRQAAEQGAQVACLAECFATWFFPQKINPDDQQLAEPIDGPTMTLMRRTAKALGMVLVVPFYERVMAGELYNSTAVVDEKGEILGLYRKHHIPMSAYFNEKFYFRPGNKGYPVFDTTFGKIGVLICYDRHFPEGARCLGLNGAEVVFVPTATTKRGFSQSVWEPELRGHAIANGYFVAGVNRVGTEFESEYYGKSVFVDPIGQIISQASDTEEEILIADLDRARLEEVRQVWPFYRDRRPEAYGAIVDA
- a CDS encoding ABC transporter ATP-binding protein, whose protein sequence is MTSAPSKEPILRIEKLNVGLPTRQGNLKILDDVSFSIQPGEVLGVVGESGAGKSMTGAAVIGLLPQPARIASGEIWVNGRRIDNLSEQAIRAIRGREVGTIFQDPMTSLDPLFTVEDQLVETIRTHFNVTPAEARKRSVKLLDDVGIPDVEQRIKQYPHQFSGGMRQRVVIALALAANPTLIIADEPTTALDVSVQAQILGVLKRLCRENGTAVMLITHDMGVIAEMADRVAVMYAGRVAEIGKVETLLEAPNHPYTKGLMGSIPLLGARQDRLTQIGGAMPRLGQVRPDSCPFSSRCPVAMDRCSMERPRLEAAGAGLVACWRNDLPTLDSGEAPNRPRKVAQR
- a CDS encoding MmgE/PrpD family protein → MPETATLAEKLAGFTTRLITEGCDDAAMSRAKTYALDTLAVTLGGAMAESSKRTVSGLTRFGSGGPSAVFGSGLRLSCGEAALANGTLAHALELDDDHRIGVLHPGAAVVPAAFAIAEASGASGRDFLLGLIAGYEVACRLGEVFRGSLFRYGFHPTALCGALGAAAAGAVVLRLDSIAATRALGIAGTQAAGLVEWRADGSWIKRLHPGRAAQSGVIAALLAAEGFTGPATILEGAGGFFAAFGHDQKLDTEAVTRGLGTDLRGLGTAIKPYPCCRFAHGAIDLALEAQRAGIAVQDISEVEVRLYRTDVLTYHPVPINAVDAQFNVPYHIACCLLQGNIGLKDFTVEAVQRPEILALAAKVKVVEDDALSALYPEEYHTVLRVKTLDREVRQFLSTCPSGDPEADRYKIDSSLFDREAMAKTRSLLSECGYGNRVEKLIQLTDGLDTARDLSPLSELLGQK
- a CDS encoding ABC transporter ATP-binding protein, yielding MTEAPHFLEISGAVRHFDVSAPKIQRLLTGAPRRILKAVDGIDLYVRKGETFGLVGESGCGKSTVARLVVGLYDLSAGAISVDGQPIGLPSGGREQGSTAPRVQMIFQDPYSSLNPRWRIADIIAEPIREGRLIEGEKETARRIAELLESVGLSESDGRRFPHELSGGQRQRISIARALAGEPELLVCDEPTSALDVSVQAQILNLMRDLQERYKLTMLFISHNLAVVDFMSDKVGVMYLGRICEIGTPDEVFAHPRHPYTRMLVDSIPDLSKRRRDRDGAAGELPSPINPPPGCSFSSRCPLAQERCRSEAPQLKPYGESWASCHAAEEGRLPAWSRSGSAGG
- a CDS encoding ABC transporter permease; this translates as MIAFILQRFSQAVLVVLTVGLIAFALFRFVGDPVNNMVGQDATLQEREALRENLGLNDPVYVQFGRFVLGAAQGELGISYRMGRPVSDLFAERLPATLELSLLSGFLALAFGIPMGVLAGVYPRRLSSRGFMLVSLFGISLPPFLVGILLIMIFSVMLSWLPSFGRGEVIGLGWWTTGMLTASGWKALILPSVTLALFQMTLIMRLVRSQMLQVLRSDYVRFAHARGLIPLRVNFRHALKNAIVPIITVTGLQIGSIIAFAIITETVFQWPGMGLLFITAVQFGDIPVIAAYLLLVSVMFVLINLICDLLYFVVDPRLRAEFTQKQAA
- a CDS encoding ABC transporter substrate-binding protein, whose amino-acid sequence is MKNRLLSIVGAGGLAVALSAAATMNDARAAEFKWAFSGDAQTLDPYGLSEIYTTGFQGNFYESLVRRGRNLGIEPALAESWERDGDTVWRFKLRAGVTFHNGNPFNADDVIFSFQRARGETSDVKAKIRSIAELKKVDDLTVEITTNGPSPTLLNEIADWYIMDQEWSVENGAEEAADVRKGSENYATRNANGTGPFMVVSREPDVRTVFEPNPNWWDKREHNVDKAIFTPIKSDATRVAALLSGEVDMIYPVPLQDAGRVDSSDQTKMLQGEEMRIIFFGFDQNRDELLYSNVKGKNPFKDRRVREAVYLSIDENAIADRIMEGAAKPTGSYIAPQVEGYDPSMEERPAYDLKRAKQLLTEAGYPDGFEVTLDCPNDRYVKDEDICVATATMLARVGIKTRVNAMTKTKYFGKVLDRDTSMYMMGWVPPTYDAHNVLYDFLGTKAEGGQGKWNMGDYSNPKLDALQQKIAMTVDADERRALIKEALRLAADDIAMIPLHQQTLAWGVRENVEVNQRADNVFELKTTKIK
- a CDS encoding ABC transporter permease, whose protein sequence is MATEGATAARTTGFLARLRGSDAVFSLITSPVTLISAIITVVLCVAAALSPWISPHDPFDLASIDLLASRLPPAWTDEGLDGYLLGTDAQGRDMLSLILHGMRISLLAGLLSMAFASVVGIILGLISGYAGGMIDAAIMRLADVQLSFPAILIALLIDGVTRGFLPAEVHDALALYIIVLSIGLANWAHFARTVRSATMVERRREYVQAARIIGVSPMRIMRKHILINIVEPVFVIATVGFGIAIIMEATLSFLGVGLPPTAPSLGTLIRIGNDYLFSGYWWMTIFPGAALLLLVLSINILGDWLRDVLNPTLR